CATAAATCCGCTTATCCCTCTCCAGCTTGTGCTGAGAGATTAGTTTGGTACGTTGATCGTGCGATAAGAAATTCATAAGAACATTTTTGATAAATCAAGGGTTTTTTGAAACTGAAATTTCCAACTCTTCATTGATGACTGGCATAGAAAAGTTCCTTTAAATTCAGTTAAGTTGCGTAGAAGAATGAACTACTTATTATCAAAATTCAGGAAATTCAGATTTTGACATACTTCCCACTAAAGCTGGTGGACCTGTATCTCCAGGCCAAGGGTGATCTGGATAATAAACTTTGAAAAAGGGGAATTCATCACCAAAATCGAACATTCCCTCTATATGATTTTTATGATCTAAAGGATGAATAATTTTTCCAAAGATATTTTTTTCTGGGAAATAATCACAGTCATGCAAGAGAACGTACTCTGAGGTGTGTTTAAATCTTTTAATTGTTTCATATCTAGCAAGCCATGGAGATTGATCTACAAAACAAATAGAATATTCTTGTGAATTGATATACTCACAATTCTCAAAAAATTGAATCCAATGATCTGGGGATTCGTTATCTTTCTTACCAGGAACGAAGAAAAATTTGTGCCATCCGGAATTATCCTTCTCATATCCGTCCCCTAAATATTTCATTTTGAACTTATCTAACCACTGCTTATCATCATCAAGGGTGATTAATATACGCGATGTTTTTTTACATAGAGCGTGCAAAAGATCCGTGCTTGAATTACCACTGCCGAATTCAATAATTGGGCCCTCTGTCTTAAGTGCAAGTTCTTTAAGGACATGCTGATGAGTTGCATATGGGTCAGAATAAGTAAGTCCCTCTCTTTCAGAAGACCAAGCAAATGCCATCAATACATTGCTCAATAATAAAAACTGAATCTTTTTAAATAATACACTCATATTTTAACCTAGTGATAGTTTAACTGATATCTTTTAAGATATTCTTCAAATATAAGAGAGTGTCCCACTCCTAGTTGAAACTCATGTGGTTCCCTATTTCATTCAGACAGCCTTGGCCTATCGCTTCTGAAAAGATCATATTCTATCTTTTGTGCCTTCTATTTGCAAGTGCCTTTTTATCGTCCGCACATGGTATTTTTTCAATCTATGGCAAAGAAAAACCCGTATGCCTTTGACATGAACTCAAAACCCATAAGATTATGTCTAAAACATCGTCAAGATGTTTTCCTAGGTCTTCAGTTAAGAAGCGCAAAACGATGTAGGCATTCTCCTGAAGGAGTGCATCTTTTCTGCGATCTCTACGATAAGCGTTTGCTGAAC
This is a stretch of genomic DNA from Simkaniaceae bacterium. It encodes these proteins:
- a CDS encoding endonuclease domain-containing protein, encoding MQDGLISRLRTTSKLAIELDSDQHLSSANAYRRDRRKDALLQENAYIVLRFLTEDLGKHLDDVLDIILWVLSSCQRHTGFSLP